CTTTACCTTTAAGTGATGCTATCTCTGCTTTTTGTCCATCTGGAATTTGTGCAGTGTGCTCGAAATTGAGAGCCGGAGCATCATCACCAACTTGAAGCTGGGCAAAACATGATGAGATCGTAGCTAAGCCTATCCATAAACTAAGTAAAAAATATTTCATATGTCATTACATTTGGTTAAGCTCTCCAGTAGGGCAAGTTCAAAATAGGTATGGGATCATACCCACCCTCGCAAATCTGTCAGAACAACCTCAAGGGCTTGCTCCTAGCGCCTCAGTCCGCGATTATCATTGGTCGATCTTGATTCGCTTAAAAACGATATCGGCATTCACCGGTGTGGTTTTAGATTTCAATCTCGCCCGTTCTGCTAGAATGCCTATATCTCCATTTTTTAGCACGACGAGAGAACTATAACCAAAATGGTCGTCGCCGCTTAGTTTGGCTACTTCCTTCCAGCTTTTCCCTTCATCATGACTGCGGTAAAGACGTCCTTGGGTTCGGCTTCGTGTCAATGGAGTCGCCATGTAGAGGAACTTTCCATCATTCACTAAATCAACCTCGCAGCGCCAATGATGTGGCGCGGGGAATGGGAGAGCTTCGCTCCAACGTTGAGATTTGCGCTCATAGGTCATATTGATGCGTTGAGGTGATATGCGAGTAGAGACAAAATATTTGCCTCCTGAGATGGCAACTACCGCTGTTTCATTGCCCTTCACCGGCATTGATGGAGAAACTTCAAAACCTTTAAGATCTTTTGTCCAGATGAGTCGGGCGAAGCTACTACCATCAGATTTTTGGCTACCTGTAATAGCGAACATCAGTGAACCGTCTTGATCAATTTGTAGTGATGTAGGCGATGGCCAATAGCCTTTCGCATCCGGCACATTAATAGCAGCCTGCACAGGCTTAGACCAGGTTTTGAGATCGGCAGAGGTCACAAACCAAACTCTGGATTTAGTCAGATAGATCGCCACAAACTTCTTGATCGCTGGATACCAGACAACTTGCGTCTCCTGAGTTCTTTCGGTCATAGGAAAATCTGTCGCCGGCCTCGCAACCATATTTTCGTAGTCAGTATTGAACGTGATTTTATTCCAAGTTTTCCCCTCATCTTCGGAAACTGCAAAAAAGCTAGTGCTCTTACTGTGATCACCGCTTCTACTACAACGGCAGACAATCGTAGCCACGAGTCGACCGTCGGGAAGCTTTGTGAGGTCTGGAATGCGGTATTGCTTAACACCATACGCGTCCTTTTCCTCGATGAAGAGATCATCGACGTATTTTACGATGCCGCTTCTGAAAACAAGCGTCTCGTCTTCTTGATATTGAGGATAGACGGGTTGGTAGTCATCGGCTGCAGAGTGGGTCGTTGTCAATGATACCCCCAGCGCTGTTATGGCAAATAGTCGTTGAATTCGTTTTTTCATAGAAAAAATGAGATGAATAAGCTCAATGGCTCACAAAGCTTTGCCGAGAAGTCGACCTAAGGACATTAGAATTATTCCTTCGGAGTCACTTTATAGAGCTTCGAACCATGTTTAGGAACGATTACTGAATAGCTTTCTTCAGCATCGCCAAGGTCTTTGGAGGTCCATAAGTCTCTCACTTTACAAGTGCCTACTAGGCCGATGTCTTTAAAATTGAGTGTCATGTTAACTGGCTTTTCTCCATTTGGAGAATGAACATTAAACAAAGCCACGTATTTCTCCTTCGAATGAGGGACATCCGCCACCCATATACTAAGGCCATCCTTGTTTAAAATCTCACGGTTGCCTGTACTAGCCTGATTGACAGCCATGACCTCTTTATTATTGAGTAGAGACAAGGTGAACTCATCATTGCTAGGAAGGTCACCACCAAACATCAGAGGCGATCGAAAAATACTCCAAAGGGTCATCAGTGTGATTTGCTCATCTTTGGATAGCTTACTCATTCTATCTCTACCGCGCTCACCACGAATTGAGAGCCTACCAAGTGGAAGCATATCAGCATCTGGCCAATGCCCGGTGCCTACATGCTTTGACCAGGACCTGCAAAGAGCAAAGCTATGCTCAACAGACTTCCAATTGTCCCAAAGATCACCTGACATACGCCATAGATTCGCGTGCCCTTTGAGGTGTTCGGCCTCACTCAATGGAGACTTTCCAGGTGAGGTACTAAATACAATGCGGCGTCCCGTTTTATCAATCGCCTTACGGATCATTTCGATCTCATCTTTGTGATACGGGAAAGAGAGATCGTCTACCTTGACATAGTCAACACCCCACTCGGCATACATTTTAAAAATAGAATCGTAGTATTCCTGTGAGCCCTCACGTCCCGCTTCCACTTTATACATGTCTTTTAACCACCGGCACATCTTTTCCTGACTATGCACATCCGCAGCCTTGGCAGTACTACCAAGAATGGGAGTGTTCTTCTTGACCGCCGCAATGGGAATACCACGCATGAGGTGAATACCGAACTTCAAGCCCTTGCTGTGAACATAATCAGCCAAGGGCTTAAATCCTTTCCCTCCTGCGGACGAAGGAAAACGATTGGTTGCTGGTTGCAGACGCCCGTATTGATCCATCACATACTGAGGATTATTCCTGTTATAGCCACCCGCCTTGGTATTCTCAACATACCATCGAATATCGACGACAATATATTCCCAGCCCGTGTCCTTAAGGTGTTTAGCCATATAGTCAGCATTCGCCTTCACCTCATCCTCCGTCACTGTGGGACCATAACAGTCCCAACTATTCCAGCCCATGGGAGGTGTCGAAGCCCATGCGTGAAAGGCTTTCTTACTGTTCTCTGAAACCGACTCCACAGAATTGGCCAAACTTACACTAACCGAGCCAATGAGCACAGTTCCTAGCATCTTATTTAATAGTCTCATAATCTTGAATAGGTATTTTAACTAGCAGTTCTTAGTCGCTCATGCGTCGTACTCGCTACCCTCTGAATCAAACAAGCTGCTCACTTGGAAGCTGCTTACTTGGTTCTTATCTATAAGCATATCGAAACCTATGGCTCGAAACAACTCGACACCCAGTTTACAGTAAACCCATCATCCCTTAAATCGTGGAATCGACTAAAAACAACAGATCCCCCTTAATAGAACACGTTCTCTTGATTTCCAATCAATTGCTTTCGGTTTTGACTAACGTATCCACAAAACCCGCTGAGAGTCGCTTCATTTAATATTCTTAAATTTGCATTTGTGCGCCCTCTATATTGAGTAACGTCACTCTCCATTTGAGTGAAATTAAGAACATTTATTCCACCTTCCAGCCACAATAGACTCAAGCTATCCGTGCAGATTTCCACACTTAGTGAAAACAACGTCGTGCCATGAATTTCGAAAAAGGTAGTTATTTTTTGATAGTGCCTGGCCATCACGCCAAGTAGATCACTTTTCTCATTTTCGTCTAGTAGATCAAAATTCAAGTCTTCCCTGAAATCAACCACATCTGGAATTATACCTTGATCAAACAGCTGAAATACAAGCTCTATCAAACATTCAGAAACAGTAATCACCATCTCAGTAAATAGCTTCGGTTGATTTCGATACACACTGACGATTTCCTGATCAGTATAAAGGTTGCGCATCCACCCTATCAGGCTCATTGAACCAAGCACTAAGGGCTTTTTTACATTACTTTTGACCCAATCCTGATGAATACCCTCACAAGTCTCTTTGATATACCGCCTGAGTATGTGAGACCCGCTAAAGCCAAATTGGTTTTTGGTCGTTCCAAGATCTGAGAGAAACACTTCAATTTTACGAGTTGGCTCACCCTTGTGGCCATCAATAAACTTATTCACAAGATCATTGCAAACGCATAAAGGAATCACAGTAAAACACTGGTCGATTCCTCTTAGAGCACTCATCGACTTTTCAGCATTTTGCCCCAGCTTAGAGGAACCCCAGCGTGATTTATCCTGCCATAATGAACCAGATACATTTTCAAGATCTTCAATAGAGGATCGTTCAAAATACATCGAAGCTATGGTGTTATTACTAGATCTTTCCATGGTTATTATTTATGCAGAGGTAACATTTCCGACTGGCGCATTTCGCCAACTCATTGGGTATTGCAATACGCAGGCGGAAAAAAAATTACCCCATCCCGCCTGCGCGTCTTGCAATAGAAACAACCACACACGTCGTTTCCAAAATAACTTAAGTAGTAAATACTGCCTTGCTTGCTCGCTTATTGATAGTTTGACTTAAATTTCCTGGTCTCTGTATAACTCGACGAGAAACGGTTATTTGAGTTCTAAGAATCTATTGACTCAACAAATAATCATAAGTCGTCTTCATCTGAAAGCTATATACAGACGTATCAACCAGATATCAACACACCCATAACTTTACAGTCAACTCGAACCCTTTTTTGAGGGAACATTCCCTCGTAATACTCCCTGTATTGGTCCCAGATCTATTCCTTGATGAACCTTATCGAAGCGCTGTCCCACTGCCGGGTAAATACTAACGGAACCCCAGACTTCATCCATGCTGCTCCTGATTGGCTGATGTTAACTCCTTTCGCTAGTCGCGGCCCTTGATCACCATCAGGCAAATTGATTTCATATACCGTGTATACCGACTGTTCATCCAATCCGGAAACAGGTGCATTAAAAGGCTTCGGTTGTTTGATCGGGTCTGTTTGAAAGGCTAATATCAAAGCCTGCTTTTGATCTTGGGAAACGTAATTGAGTGAAGGTGTTGGTGAGTCCTTCGGATGCGCATGACGATATTGATTTCCTTGCTGAACAACAGCTCTGATCTCCTTGTAAGCAGCGATACCAGTACGGGCCGCGGCAAGATAGTCAGGTGACGATTTACGGGTATCCACTTCCATGCCTAATTGGCCCATCATAGAAACATCAAACCTAAACTTAGGAGTCACCTTTCCACCACCGGCGTGAGTCACATGTCCCGTAATAGCCAAGGGAGGCATGAATGATGAAAAATTCCATTGCGCGTGCAGCCTATATCGAGGGTCAGTGAAGTCACTGGGCCAAAATGTATGGCCATAACGCATCGCGCCAAAGTTTGCCCTACCTCCTCCTGCACCACAGGCCATAAAATCGACCTTTGGATGAGCCTCGACTAAACGCTTCATGACGCTCAGATACCCATAGTTGTATGCATTTATCATATTCCCTTGATTCTTAGCTCCAAGGTAAGGAGAATATGGGTTATTAATGTTAGAGTTAGCATCCCATTTAACATAACGAATATCTGGGTACGAGCTCAATACATCATTCACGACTTTAAACATGTGGTCTTGAACTTCAGGGTTGGCGACATCTAAGACATATTGCCGGCGCTGAGCTGCAAGGTGTCGTCCTGGGTTTTTCATGACCCACTCAGGCTTATTTTTATACAACTTACTTTTAGGGCTTACCATTTCTGGCTCAAACCAAATACCAAACTCAATATCAAGCTTTTTGGCTTCTTTCATGATATTGGTTAAACCATTTGGGAAACGCTT
The Oceaniferula marina DNA segment above includes these coding regions:
- a CDS encoding sialidase family protein codes for the protein MKKRIQRLFAITALGVSLTTTHSAADDYQPVYPQYQEDETLVFRSGIVKYVDDLFIEEKDAYGVKQYRIPDLTKLPDGRLVATIVCRCSRSGDHSKSTSFFAVSEDEGKTWNKITFNTDYENMVARPATDFPMTERTQETQVVWYPAIKKFVAIYLTKSRVWFVTSADLKTWSKPVQAAINVPDAKGYWPSPTSLQIDQDGSLMFAITGSQKSDGSSFARLIWTKDLKGFEVSPSMPVKGNETAVVAISGGKYFVSTRISPQRINMTYERKSQRWSEALPFPAPHHWRCEVDLVNDGKFLYMATPLTRSRTQGRLYRSHDEGKSWKEVAKLSGDDHFGYSSLVVLKNGDIGILAERARLKSKTTPVNADIVFKRIKIDQ
- a CDS encoding glycoside hydrolase family 27 protein, with translation MRLLNKMLGTVLIGSVSVSLANSVESVSENSKKAFHAWASTPPMGWNSWDCYGPTVTEDEVKANADYMAKHLKDTGWEYIVVDIRWYVENTKAGGYNRNNPQYVMDQYGRLQPATNRFPSSAGGKGFKPLADYVHSKGLKFGIHLMRGIPIAAVKKNTPILGSTAKAADVHSQEKMCRWLKDMYKVEAGREGSQEYYDSIFKMYAEWGVDYVKVDDLSFPYHKDEIEMIRKAIDKTGRRIVFSTSPGKSPLSEAEHLKGHANLWRMSGDLWDNWKSVEHSFALCRSWSKHVGTGHWPDADMLPLGRLSIRGERGRDRMSKLSKDEQITLMTLWSIFRSPLMFGGDLPSNDEFTLSLLNNKEVMAVNQASTGNREILNKDGLSIWVADVPHSKEKYVALFNVHSPNGEKPVNMTLNFKDIGLVGTCKVRDLWTSKDLGDAEESYSVIVPKHGSKLYKVTPKE